From the genome of Spirosomataceae bacterium TFI 002, one region includes:
- a CDS encoding ElaA protein: MTFFTKRFDELSNSEIHEIFRLRSEVFVVEQNCVYQDIDGKDPVALHCYIQLENGDITAYTRIFDKGDYHSDKTSIGRVIVNPKYRRAGYGIQIMNYSIEQCEELFGKVSIEIGAQQYLRKFYNDLGFEETGHDYLEDGIPHTTLIFPADGFEKRTKA; the protein is encoded by the coding sequence ATGACTTTTTTTACCAAAAGATTTGATGAATTATCAAATTCAGAAATCCACGAGATTTTCCGATTGCGTTCTGAAGTTTTTGTCGTAGAGCAAAATTGCGTTTACCAAGATATTGATGGCAAAGATCCTGTTGCATTACATTGTTATATTCAATTAGAAAATGGCGATATAACTGCATATACCAGGATTTTTGATAAAGGAGATTACCATTCGGACAAAACCTCTATTGGGCGTGTAATTGTAAATCCCAAGTATAGGAGGGCTGGATATGGCATTCAAATAATGAATTATTCAATAGAGCAATGTGAGGAGCTTTTTGGTAAAGTAAGTATTGAAATAGGTGCACAGCAATATTTGAGAAAATTCTACAATGATCTTGGATTCGAAGAAACGGGGCACGACTATTTAGAAGATGGAATTCCACACACAACTTTAATATTTCCAGCAGATGGTTTCGAAAAAAGAACTAAGGCCTGA
- a CDS encoding Acetyltransferase (GNAT) family protein: protein MFKISKIQSENQLERVRQLFQDYQAELGLDLCFQGFQEELDELPGNYAEPKGSILLALNDANEIVGVVALKPLKEKATCEMKRLYVDPNYRKFKIGFQLIEHVIDDAKSKGYDLMKLDTLEKLQAAIKLYHHFGFQETNPYNFNPDATVKYFEKRLI from the coding sequence ATGTTTAAAATATCTAAAATTCAAAGTGAAAATCAACTAGAAAGAGTTAGGCAACTTTTTCAAGATTACCAAGCAGAACTTGGCCTAGACCTTTGTTTTCAAGGTTTTCAAGAAGAACTTGACGAACTACCTGGGAATTATGCCGAACCTAAAGGAAGTATTCTTTTGGCTCTAAATGATGCAAATGAAATTGTTGGCGTAGTTGCTCTAAAACCACTTAAAGAAAAGGCTACTTGCGAAATGAAACGGCTTTATGTAGACCCAAATTATAGAAAATTCAAAATCGGTTTCCAATTGATAGAACACGTCATAGACGATGCCAAATCAAAGGGTTATGATTTAATGAAACTAGACACTTTAGAAAAACTCCAAGCTGCAATTAAACTTTATCACCATTTTGGCTTCCAAGAAACCAATCCATATAACTTTAACCCAGACGCAACGGTTAAGTATTTTGAAAAAAGACTGATATAA
- a CDS encoding ribosomal large subunit pseudouridine synthase E (manually curated) has protein sequence MNNYYLINKPYGMLSQFIPEGGHRALCDFGFDFPKDVYPVGRLDHDSEGLLLITNDNKLKNHLLDPKFKQPKTYWAQVEGEITDEALRVLKKGVEIKHKGKVHKTAPCDGKLLGEIDLPERDPPIRYRKSIPTSWVELTITEGKNRQVRKMTAAVGFPTLRLIRVSIGDLTSQLLENAEIRTFGQKEIYGILNFRS, from the coding sequence TTGAATAATTACTATCTCATAAATAAACCTTACGGAATGCTCTCTCAGTTCATACCTGAGGGTGGGCACAGGGCCTTGTGCGACTTTGGTTTTGATTTCCCTAAGGACGTATACCCTGTTGGGCGACTAGACCATGACAGTGAAGGATTACTCTTAATTACCAACGATAATAAGCTCAAAAATCATCTGCTCGATCCTAAATTCAAGCAGCCTAAAACTTATTGGGCACAGGTAGAAGGAGAAATAACAGATGAAGCCCTCCGTGTACTTAAAAAGGGAGTTGAGATTAAGCATAAAGGAAAAGTCCATAAAACTGCACCTTGCGATGGTAAATTATTAGGCGAAATTGATCTACCGGAAAGAGACCCGCCGATCCGCTATAGAAAAAGTATTCCAACTTCTTGGGTAGAACTGACCATTACTGAAGGAAAGAACCGACAAGTACGAAAAATGACCGCAGCTGTTGGTTTTCCAACACTGCGTCTCATACGTGTAAGCATAGGAGATTTGACAAGCCAACTGCTCGAAAATGCTGAAATACGCACTTTTGGCCAAAAAGAGATTTATGGGATTTTAAACTTCAGGTCTTAA
- a CDS encoding tRNA pseudouridine38-40 synthase, with protein sequence MAFCHNFGANFKILRYFLAFSYKGTNYHGWQRQPNAMSVQEVLEKCLLQLLNKEITINGSSRTDTGVHAKVQFAHFDTDEINIENLAYRMNSWLPKDIAVKQIYAVPEEFHSRFDATSRAYCYRINQEKDVFNFETSLFYNKELDFDKMNQAASLLLTHDDFQCFSKVKTEVNNYLCDISKAEWIKNGDHWEFHIEANRFLRGMVRAIVGTLFEIGIGKIELNNFQEILDSKDRNKAGVNVKAHGLTLEKVNYPEGYFNV encoded by the coding sequence TTGGCTTTTTGTCATAACTTTGGGGCAAATTTTAAGATTTTGAGGTACTTTTTAGCATTTTCATATAAAGGAACAAACTACCACGGTTGGCAGCGACAGCCCAATGCCATGAGCGTACAAGAGGTGCTCGAAAAGTGCTTATTGCAACTCTTGAATAAGGAAATTACGATAAATGGGAGTAGTAGAACAGACACAGGCGTACACGCCAAAGTTCAATTCGCTCATTTTGATACGGATGAAATCAATATAGAAAACTTGGCATATCGCATGAATTCTTGGTTGCCAAAGGACATTGCCGTGAAACAAATATATGCCGTGCCTGAGGAATTTCATTCCAGGTTTGACGCTACAAGCAGGGCTTATTGTTACAGAATCAACCAAGAGAAAGACGTATTCAACTTTGAAACAAGCTTATTTTATAACAAGGAGCTAGATTTTGACAAAATGAATCAAGCAGCTTCACTCCTACTTACTCATGATGATTTTCAATGTTTTAGTAAAGTAAAAACTGAAGTGAACAATTACCTATGTGACATTAGTAAGGCCGAATGGATAAAAAATGGTGATCATTGGGAATTTCACATTGAAGCAAACCGTTTTCTTAGAGGTATGGTAAGAGCAATAGTAGGAACACTATTTGAAATCGGAATTGGTAAAATCGAACTGAATAATTTTCAGGAAATATTGGATTCGAAAGATCGAAATAAAGCTGGTGTAAATGTAAAAGCTCATGGCTTAACTTTAGAAAAAGTAAACTATCCCGAAGGCTATTTCAATGTTTAA
- a CDS encoding membrane protein, which produces MDGRLENIVARIVHYLQKVPIPGTHISLYNVLVVLWKKIITFDIDQRAAAVSFSLILAVFPGIIFIFTLIPYLPIDNLDELILEFLRNILPKGIYQAVANTITDIISRKRVDVLSFGFFFTVFAATNGMMALMRAFNMALKKRDKRSYLKARGVGLLLTALLVFTLIFAVAIIIVGQIFLGYLLSKNVIGEDINLFIIQILRYISVFAIFFIGICCIYYFAPAIRKKLKFFSVGAGIASILCILATNLFSYYLVNFNSYNRLYGSIGTFIGVMVWIYLISLILIFGFEVNISVRDAISEDKTAKTPQQSSARGV; this is translated from the coding sequence ATGGATGGTAGGTTAGAAAATATCGTCGCACGAATTGTTCACTATCTTCAAAAAGTACCGATACCTGGTACTCATATTTCTCTTTACAACGTCCTCGTTGTACTTTGGAAAAAGATTATCACGTTCGATATTGATCAAAGAGCGGCGGCAGTTTCTTTTAGTTTAATACTAGCTGTTTTCCCTGGTATCATTTTCATTTTTACCCTTATCCCCTACTTACCTATTGACAACCTTGATGAGCTCATTCTTGAGTTTTTAAGAAATATTTTGCCAAAAGGTATTTACCAAGCAGTTGCCAACACCATTACAGATATTATCAGCCGGAAAAGGGTTGACGTGCTTTCTTTTGGTTTTTTCTTCACCGTTTTTGCTGCAACCAATGGAATGATGGCACTGATGAGAGCATTTAATATGGCACTTAAAAAACGGGACAAAAGGTCTTATCTCAAAGCAAGAGGAGTTGGCTTGTTATTAACAGCACTTTTAGTTTTCACTTTGATATTTGCCGTCGCGATAATAATTGTGGGACAAATATTCTTGGGTTATCTCCTAAGCAAAAACGTGATAGGGGAAGATATCAACCTTTTCATAATTCAAATCCTACGGTACATTTCAGTATTCGCCATCTTTTTTATAGGTATTTGCTGTATCTATTATTTTGCCCCAGCCATCCGTAAAAAGCTCAAATTCTTTAGTGTGGGAGCCGGTATTGCTTCTATTTTATGCATTCTAGCAACTAACTTATTCTCTTATTATCTTGTAAACTTTAACTCCTATAACAGGCTGTACGGCTCCATTGGGACCTTTATTGGAGTCATGGTTTGGATCTATTTGATTTCGCTAATTCTCATTTTTGGTTTCGAGGTGAATATCAGTGTACGTGATGCAATCTCGGAGGATAAAACAGCAAAAACACCGCAGCAATCCAGTGCCCGCGGTGTTTAA
- a CDS encoding L-threonylcarbamoyladenylate synthase, translated as MAEISKNVAKAVELLKHGELVGMPTETVYGLAGNALIDDAVLSIFEVKNRPKFDPLILHFSTFEKALPYILEVPAPLKNLIERFTPGPLTFLLPKSSLVSDLITAGLDRVAIRIPTHPLAQELLAQVDFPVAAPSANPFGYVSPTSAKHVEDQLGNKISLILDGGECQVGLESTIVGMEEGAVCIYRKGGLSVEDIEEVVGEVIVKSKSSSQPAAPGMLHSHYAPNKTNLLFSLESFPDLQFNPKTSGFITFSEILADVPQSNQIILSPSKDLNKAASELFSALREMDKKDIETLYLELVPEIGLGRAINDRIRRATNEK; from the coding sequence ATGGCCGAAATTTCTAAAAATGTAGCGAAAGCAGTTGAATTGCTGAAACATGGTGAGCTAGTGGGAATGCCGACAGAAACTGTCTATGGCTTAGCCGGTAACGCTTTAATAGATGATGCAGTTTTGTCCATTTTTGAAGTAAAGAATCGCCCCAAATTTGATCCGTTAATCTTACATTTTAGTACTTTCGAAAAGGCTTTACCATATATTTTAGAGGTCCCCGCACCTTTGAAAAATCTCATCGAACGTTTTACACCTGGACCATTGACCTTTTTACTGCCAAAGTCATCTTTGGTAAGTGACCTCATCACAGCGGGATTGGATAGGGTTGCTATTAGGATTCCTACCCATCCTTTGGCACAAGAACTCTTAGCTCAGGTAGACTTCCCTGTTGCGGCACCAAGTGCAAACCCATTTGGATATGTAAGCCCAACAAGTGCGAAGCATGTTGAAGACCAATTAGGAAATAAAATTTCTTTGATTTTGGATGGCGGAGAATGTCAAGTTGGCCTTGAGTCTACCATCGTAGGAATGGAGGAAGGTGCTGTATGTATTTACAGAAAAGGTGGCTTAAGCGTAGAGGATATTGAAGAAGTTGTGGGTGAAGTAATAGTAAAATCAAAATCAAGTTCACAACCGGCCGCCCCTGGAATGCTCCATTCTCATTACGCTCCTAATAAAACTAATCTTCTTTTTTCTTTAGAATCCTTCCCTGATCTTCAATTTAATCCCAAAACAAGTGGATTCATTACATTTAGCGAAATCCTTGCAGATGTGCCTCAATCAAACCAAATCATACTTTCTCCCTCAAAAGACCTAAATAAAGCGGCGAGTGAACTGTTCTCTGCCTTGAGAGAAATGGATAAAAAAGACATTGAAACTCTGTACCTTGAACTTGTACCTGAAATCGGATTAGGTAGGGCAATCAATGATAGGATTAGAAGAGCTACCAATGAAAAATAA
- a CDS encoding nucleoside transporter, with protein sequence MNLSVKIKLMLMMFLQFFVWGAWYGQMSKYMFTQLDASGDQVGNAYLAFSIAMLISPFFVGMIADRYFSAQKVLGVLNIVGAVLLYFITKVTDPGDFFWYILLYCLTFAPTISLTSSIAMRQMTSSEKDFPVIRVMGTVAWIIVTNIVGFYALGDKVAIFELAMYSAVAIGIFSFFLPNTPPNTEGETSLSQILGVDAFKMFKDRSFLVFFIGSILICIPLSFYYAMANPSLTDSGMTNVENWMSLGQVSEFVFMLLIPFFFRKYGVKWILTIGVIAWIVRFVFFGYGDAETSLWMLFAAIILHGVCYDFFFVSGQIYTDSKAGLAIKSQAQGLITLATYGIGMGIGSKLAGIVTDNYTVDGVKDWTSIWMVPAGIAFVVLILFLVFFKDNTRKEVAV encoded by the coding sequence ATGAATTTAAGTGTTAAAATAAAGTTGATGCTCATGATGTTCCTGCAATTTTTTGTGTGGGGAGCATGGTACGGTCAAATGAGCAAATACATGTTTACCCAGCTAGATGCCAGTGGTGATCAGGTAGGGAATGCATATTTGGCTTTTTCAATTGCCATGTTGATTTCACCTTTCTTTGTAGGGATGATTGCTGATCGTTACTTTTCAGCCCAAAAGGTACTTGGTGTTTTGAATATTGTTGGTGCAGTTTTGCTTTATTTTATAACTAAAGTAACCGATCCTGGAGACTTCTTTTGGTATATATTATTGTACTGTCTCACTTTTGCCCCAACCATTTCATTGACGAGTTCTATTGCGATGCGTCAAATGACTAGTTCGGAGAAAGACTTTCCTGTAATACGTGTAATGGGTACCGTTGCTTGGATTATTGTTACCAATATTGTAGGTTTCTATGCATTAGGCGATAAAGTGGCCATTTTTGAATTGGCTATGTACTCTGCTGTTGCGATCGGAATATTTAGTTTCTTCTTACCAAATACGCCTCCTAATACCGAAGGAGAGACATCTTTATCTCAAATATTGGGTGTGGATGCATTCAAGATGTTCAAGGATCGTTCGTTCTTGGTTTTCTTTATTGGCTCAATATTGATCTGTATTCCACTTTCATTTTATTACGCAATGGCTAATCCATCTCTCACAGACTCAGGAATGACGAATGTAGAGAACTGGATGTCACTTGGTCAAGTATCAGAGTTTGTATTTATGCTTTTGATTCCGTTTTTCTTTAGAAAATACGGAGTAAAATGGATTTTGACAATAGGAGTTATTGCATGGATTGTGCGTTTTGTATTCTTCGGTTACGGAGACGCTGAAACTTCGTTATGGATGCTATTTGCTGCCATTATTCTACACGGTGTATGTTACGATTTCTTTTTCGTTTCTGGTCAAATATATACTGATTCTAAAGCTGGTCTAGCAATAAAATCTCAGGCTCAAGGACTTATCACGCTTGCTACTTATGGTATTGGTATGGGAATAGGTTCTAAGCTCGCTGGTATTGTAACTGACAATTATACTGTTGACGGAGTGAAAGACTGGACAAGTATTTGGATGGTACCTGCTGGAATTGCATTTGTAGTGCTCATTCTCTTTTTAGTATTTTTTAAGGATAATACGAGAAAAGAAGTTGCCGTTTAA
- a CDS encoding monoamine oxidase yields MVRSFLLKRKSKVSYSDFVIVGAGLSGLLTAKRLREKGYSVRIVEARNRIGGRIHTLKTSDHTLVEMGATWFGAQHINLRALLDELKLGYYEQFMDGAAYFEAFSTAPPQKIEFPKQAPSFRIKGGTEQIINALSSELNDSEIVLGQKVVQASFAEDRVEIISETDTYYAKYLILTIPPALLVENVSFKPDLPKEIMLVSTQTHTWMHDSIKLALTFKEPFWRNSGLSGTVFSNVGPITEFYDHCNFEVNTYALCGFVNGAYASLNKEERKEMVLAQLVKTFGEVSLSYVSYEETVWKKESYTSPVTGSGLFPHQNNGHPTFQESFWNNHLFIAGTETSPQFGGYMDGAVARIEALVKNF; encoded by the coding sequence ATGGTTAGGAGTTTCCTTTTGAAAAGAAAAAGTAAAGTGAGTTATAGTGATTTTGTGATAGTAGGTGCTGGTTTGTCCGGGTTGTTGACAGCCAAAAGGTTAAGAGAAAAAGGCTATTCTGTAAGAATTGTTGAAGCTCGAAATAGAATTGGTGGAAGAATTCATACGCTCAAAACAAGCGATCATACTCTTGTAGAAATGGGTGCTACTTGGTTTGGAGCACAACACATTAACTTGAGAGCACTGCTTGACGAACTGAAACTGGGCTATTACGAGCAATTTATGGATGGAGCGGCATATTTTGAGGCTTTTTCTACTGCCCCACCCCAAAAAATAGAATTCCCAAAACAAGCACCTAGTTTTAGAATTAAAGGAGGAACTGAGCAAATTATCAATGCCCTTTCAAGCGAGCTTAATGATAGTGAAATTGTCTTGGGTCAAAAGGTTGTACAAGCATCTTTCGCAGAAGACAGAGTAGAAATAATAAGTGAAACAGATACTTATTACGCTAAATATCTAATCCTTACCATACCACCAGCATTGTTGGTAGAAAACGTTAGTTTTAAACCAGACCTGCCCAAAGAAATAATGCTGGTAAGTACTCAAACTCACACTTGGATGCACGATTCCATCAAACTGGCTTTGACTTTCAAAGAGCCTTTTTGGAGAAATTCAGGGCTTTCTGGAACAGTTTTCAGCAATGTTGGCCCCATAACGGAATTCTATGACCATTGTAATTTTGAAGTCAATACATATGCTCTTTGTGGTTTTGTAAATGGAGCTTATGCTAGTTTAAACAAGGAAGAAAGAAAGGAAATGGTATTAGCACAGCTGGTAAAAACATTTGGTGAGGTTTCTTTGTCCTACGTTTCGTATGAAGAAACAGTATGGAAAAAAGAAAGTTACACTAGCCCAGTTACAGGTTCTGGTCTTTTTCCACATCAAAACAATGGTCATCCCACTTTCCAAGAATCATTTTGGAACAATCACTTATTCATCGCAGGAACTGAAACTTCTCCACAATTTGGTGGATACATGGATGGAGCTGTTGCCCGAATAGAGGCTTTAGTAAAAAACTTTTAA